From Desmodus rotundus isolate HL8 chromosome 10, HLdesRot8A.1, whole genome shotgun sequence, one genomic window encodes:
- the LOC112318206 gene encoding small ribosomal subunit protein uS14-like produces the protein MSHQQLYWSHPRKFAQRSHSCRIYLNWHGQIRKYSFNMCCQCFHQHTKNIGFIKLD, from the coding sequence ATGAGTCACCAGCAGCTTTACTGGAGTCATCCGAGAAAATTTGCCCAGCGTTCTCATTCTTGCCGCATCTACTTAAATTGGCATGGTCAGATCCGAAAATACAGCTTCAATATGTGCTGCCAGTGTTTCCATCAGCACACGAAGAATATAGGCTTCATTAAGTTGGACTAA